AAAACTCTGGGGAATATATTTTCCAAACTCCGTTTTTGCAGCATTATATAAAAAGTCTTTTTAAATTCCTTTTTTTGATATTTTCAAGGTTTTAAGGATTAAAATTCAGCTGCTTTCTTAAGTTTAATAGCTCTGTTAATGAGTTTCCCAATAAGTAGCAACGTTCAAAATTCTAATAGTAACTAGATTAACTTTAACTTATACAATATTATAGTAATCAGACATTAAAATAAAGTATAAATACTGTTTTTATTTTGACAATGATATATTATTTTACTCAATTAGTTGTTTGACATAATCCAAGTGTCTCTAAAAAGTTTTAATTAAATTTATTGTTATTTTTTTTGCACAAATAACTGAAAGTTATAATAACATCTTTATATTTGTTATATATCGCTTGAAAAAATTATTTTAAAAAATGATTAATCAACCAACTTTTTGATCTAAAGTAACTACAATATGAAGCTGCACCGATTCACCCTCTTTATCGTTTGTATTTTTGCCTACTGTCTGTTAGCTGTGACCGATAGCTTTTCACAAGCCCCTGATTTCATCTGGGCTAAAACTGCTGAAGAAAGTCATAGTGGATATGGTCAAGGTATTTCCACAGATGCCAATGGAAATGTGGTGGTAATAGGCAGGTTTTCGAGTCCTTCTATCAGTTTTGGTTCAACGACTTTAACCAAGGAAGGAGGTAGTGATATATTTGTGGTAAAGTATGACCCGGACGGCAATGTACTTTGGGCTCGATCGGCAGGAGGTGACCTTTGGGATGAAGGCTATGATATAACTACTGATGCCAAAGGAAATATATTAATAACAGGTACATTTTTGAGCTCTTCAATCACATTTGGGTCTACAACTTTAACTAAATCGGGCAATGCAAATATTTTTGTCGTAAAATACGACCCGGATGGCAATGTGCTTTGGGCTCGATCGGCAGGAGGAGGAGGTACAAGTGATGAAGGATATAGCATTTCTACCGATACCATAGGAAATGTGCTTGTTACAGGTTTTTTTTCAAGCCCTTCGATCACTTTCGACTCAATTACATTAACTAATTCAGGTAATGCTAATATTTTTATAGTAAAATACGACCCGGATGGTAATGTGCTTTGGGCTCAATCAGCCGAAGGATCTTCCTCAGCAGCAGGTTGGGGTATTGCAACTGATGGTATCGGGAATATACTGGTAACAGGTTCATTTTGGAGCCCTTCTATCACACTTGGTTCAATAACTTTAACAAAATCAGGGGAAAGAGATCTTTTTGTTGTAAAATACGATTCTGAGGGTAATGTTCTCTGGGCTCAAAGTGCCGGAGGTGAAAACTGGGATGAGGGCTATGATGTTGCCATTGATTCTGAGGGTAATACGCTTTTAACAGGTTATTTTCAAAGTCCATATATTGTTTTTGGCTCAGATACATTAATCAATCAAGGTGATTATAATATTTTTGTCGTAAAGTATGATCCGGATGGCAATACCGTTTGGGCACATTCTTTTGGAGGTAATTCTAGTGATATAAGTAGGGGAATTACCACCGACGCCAGAGATAATGTACTTGTAACCGGCTATCTTAAAAGTCAATCTATTGCATTTGGCTCAGATACGTTAACTAATGAAAATGGAAGCGATGTTTTTGTAGTAAAATATAGTCCTGAAGGTAATTTTCTTTGGGTTAAATCTACAAAAGGAATTTATAGTGATAGAGGTTATAGTATTTCCACCGATAAAAGTAGAAATGTGTTTCTAACAGGCTCTTATTTGAGTTATGATATGTCTTTCGACTCAATAAATCTAACCAATGCAGGAAGCAGTAGTTTTTTTGTAGCTAAAATAAAATGTTCAGTGGAAACTTCAGTAACAGTATCCTATAATTCACTCACCGTTGAAACAGACAGAGCAATTTACCGGTGGTTGGATTGCGACAATAATTACGCAGTTATTCCCGGTGCAATAAATCAGACTTTTACACCGTCCGAGAGTGGAAATTATGCCGTGCAGGTAAATGATAACGGATGCATAGACACCTCAGCTTGTTACAAGTTTGTTTTTACAAGTAGTGAAGACATCAATCATCTTTATCCGGGTTTTACAGTTTATCCTAATCCTTCAACAGGTATATTTATATTACAAGCGGAAACACTATCAGGATATTCAAATTTTACTGTATACATTTATAATATGCTTGGAGAAATCATTCACACAGGAAAAATTACTTCTGACAAAACTGCATTAAATTTGAGCACACAGCCCAACGGAATTTATTGGATGCATTTTCTGGATAATGAGCAATCATTTATGAAGAAAATAATTATTGGAAAATAATTTAGTTTTCCTTTTTTACTTTGATAAAACAACACATTTTTTTAACTATCAATTGATAGTATCTACTTTGACCCCATCAATTTATGGTAAATAAGTTTCAAAAGCTCTTTATAGAAAAATAGACTCTACTCCCCTTCACACCAAAATAAATCCCACCTGACCAAAGTACAGGTGGGACTTATAATTTTATAAATTCAATTATTGAAAACTTGTGGTTTTAACTTTCCCAGATAACAGTATCCTGCTTATCATACCATTCCGGATAACGCGACATGTGAATTTTTTCCACCTCATTTCGCTTAACTTTCATGGTAGGTGTCATTAAATTATTTTCAATTGTCCACGGTTCTTTCATAACAACTACCTTTTTCATTTTTTCATAAGGTTCAAGTTTTTCGTTTACCGAATTAAAGGTCGAAGTCAGGCTTGAACTCAGTGACTCTCTGTTTTTTGCCAAACCGGCCGGTGAAGGTACAACTAACGCCATTGGCTGAGCAACTCCGGTTCCCACTACACATACACTTTCTATATCACTATTAGCTAAAAGCATCATTTCTATAGGTGCCGGGGCGATATACTTTCCTTTATCTGTCTTAAACTGATCTTTTACTCTTCCGGTAATCGTCAGGAACCCCTCACTATCCCTTTCACCAATATCTCCGGTTCTTAGGTAGCCTTCTTCGTCAAACAACTCTTTAGTTAAATCCGGCTCTTTGTAATAACCCTGTGTATTTCCGGGACTTTTAACCCGAATTTCTCCGGTATCTGCTATTTTTACATCCAGGCCTGAAAAAGGAATACCTACAGTACCCAGCTTATTCGCGTTATTTCTATTAAAATGAGCATAAATTGAATCCTCAGTCATGCCATATGCCTGCAAAATTTTAATGTCCAGCTTTTGAAACCACTTAAGCAAATCAACCGAAATTGGCGCAGCTCCACTAAAAATATGAGTTGCTGATGCAAGACCCAGTTTTTTCTTTATTGAATTTTTAATAACACCATTTATCAAAGGTATTTTAAGCAGTACATTCATTTTTGAAGGTGGAAGCTTTTCCTCTATTTTTTCTCTGAATTTAGACCATATTCTTGGAACAGCAAAAAATAAAGTAGGCTGGGCCTCTGCCAGATTTTCAGCAAAAGTATCTAATGATTGAGCAAAATTAAACTCAGCTCCCAAATGCATGCCCATATTCTCAATTCCAATGCGCTCGGCAATATGACTAAGAGGAAGGTATGAAAACATTCTCGCCTTTTTAGTGGGGTCAATATCCAACTCGTTGAGTGCTACTTTTACCGTACTTTCAAAGTTATTGAGTTCATGCATAACCCCTTTCGGACTACCCGTTGTACCGGATGTATAGATGATAGTAAGCCTGTCATTCGGTTTCCAGTCATGCACATAATCACTAGGAGTCATGTTTTTAACCCAGTCTTCCCATGTATGCTCCTCCTCTATACCATAAGTATTTACTCCAATTTTAGCAATTCCTAAAGGAATACCATCCTTTTGAGCGGAATAATCATCCAGTTTTCCAACAATAATTGCTTTACTGTCACTATGCTCTAAAATCGGTTTAATACTATTTGCACTAAGCGTTGGATAAAGGGGTATAGAAACATAACCTCCCATCATAATAGCAATGTCAGCCATAATCCATTCAGCACAATTTTTAGAAATAAGTGCAATATGATCGCCCGGTTTTAGTCCGATACTTTGTAAGCCTGCCAATATAGATCTAATCTCTTTACCGGCCTCTGCATACGTCCAGGTTCTTTTGCCCTGATCTAAGGGTTGATTGAACAATATCTCATTTGGCTTTTGTTTTTCATATTTCAGGAAATCAGTTAAAACACTCATACATTAATTTTTAAAGTTTAAAAAAAGAAAAAGTTGACGATGCCCATCTACAACAGATGTTTTATCAAAACATTTATAAATATTCACAACAGAAGGATATAAAGTTAAATCCATTTGGAAGAAAATTTGTATAATACTATTGAAATTATGCGTAAAAATAAAAATTCTACCAATAGAATACATTTTTTGGATTAAAAATTTGATATTGCCAATCTTTAGTGAAGTTATCGAAAAACTTCAGACATTAAAAAACAAAGCTACAGTCTTGTAGCTATTTGAAAAAAACTGGCCATCCATTTTTTTCTTGTAGCTAAAAATAAAGACATATTATACAAACAAAAAAAGGGAAATGCTATCTAAAGCTTCTCCCTTATATTATTTTTTGAACTTAAATCATATTATTCCGGATCAGCTGCAAAGCTACCGGTAATATTGATGTTTTTGACTTCGCTTTGGAATTCATAAGTATAATTAACATCAAAATCACCCCTGATAACTTCAGATGTTGATTCTGTAATGTTTACTTCTCCACTCTCTCCTATAAAAAAGTAGTCTCCATTGCTTGCTGTAGCAATAGTCTTCTCACTTCCAATTGCTCCCATTATATCCTCTGTAGGACTGTAAGTGCCAGTACTAAGTGGGATATCAAATTGAAATGTGATAAAACTCCAGTTGTTATCAAAAGTAAATAGTGTAACAATCATTTCTCCATCTTCCTCTTCAAAGTAAGCAATACCACTAACTTCTTCAGTTAAATCACCACTTACACTTGCCTCAAAAGTCCCTACTTCTCCCCCATTTAAATCTTCATTTTCATCATCATCTTTACTGCAACCACTAAAAATTAAAAGTACGGCCAATAAATTTAAATAAAAAGCTTTTTTCATTTTTCTAAATTATCATTTGTTAATAAATACTTATGAAATTTTACAACAATGTGTAAATTTGCATTTTCTGATTTGCAATAATAGATAATTTTCAGATAATCAAAAAACATTTACCATAAAATACAAATAAATAACATAAAAATTCTAACTTTAAATTATTGCATTGCTTTGTAAGCTTTATTAGGTATCATTTGTGTAAACTTTCCATTATTTAAACTATTATTCAATAAAAACGTTGATATTTATATAACCAAAACTATAAATTATGTCTAAGTTTAAGAGTTCTATTAACCTCGCATTTTACTATGGCTTTCTTATTTTTATTTCATTAATGGCCTATTTTTTTGTGCTTTCCTTATCAGGTATTGAATACATGAGTGCTTTGAGGTATTTGAATGGTGCATTTCTATTAGGAGGTTTAATCATTGCAGTTCGTAAATTTTTAAAAGATCACAACTATAATTTACAATTTTTTCAAGGTTTTAAGTTCGGTGTTTTAACTTCTTTTTTTGCTACTGTTTTTTATGCTGTCTTCTTGTTTGTTTATTTGAATATTGACAATAATTTTCTAACAAACATGCAGGAAAATGAAAATATAGGTCAGTTTATTACTCCAATTAGTATGACATTTGTAATATTAGTAGAGGGTATAATCTCCGGTTTAATCTTTACGCTCGGAATTATGCAGTATTACAAGAAATACACATATCCAAGAGTTGCAACTCAAAATAGTGATGAAAAAGTTGATGCTTAATTTAGCATTCTAAATTTTCTATGGTAAGTGTAACTTTACTGTTTTTTAATTTTTGCTTCAATATAATTTGCTTATTATCAGGATTATTTCCAAAAATTTATTTTTTTTAATGAGTAAAGCATAATTTTACTTTTTAATCATTCTAAAAAGTATGCATTACTATGGAATTATCTATATGTTCAAAAGCTAAGCAAAGATTATTTCTAATATTATTATTCCTTAGTTTAATATTCGGATTTAATTCTGCTCAGGCGCAGGAAGTTATAGACATCACCGGGCCACCTTTTTTCGGTCGTGTAAATCTCAATAGCGGATTTTCAGCTGACCCTCACACTATTTCAATTATTAGTGGTGGTGAGATAAATGCTGAAGATTTAAATCTTTGTAGTGAATGTAAAGGTTATATATCTGACAGACCGGATTACTGATTAGTTTGGGCAGGAAGTAGCAATGAATTGAGAATTTATTTTGAAGCAAATGATGATACGGAAGACGCAACATTAATTATAAATACACCTGACGGTTCCTGGATAGGCAACGACGATGCTTTTGAAGGTACTTTAAACCCTATGTTAGATTTAAACAGATATGGAAGCGGCACTTATGACATTTGGGTTGGCAGCTATGAAAAAGGTACAGAAATATCCGGTACTCTTGTAATTACTGAACTTCACAACCTGATTCCGGGCTCCACTTTTTCTACTGAATCTTTGGATTTCTCTTTAGAGCCTACTTATGGCTTTGTAAATCTGACAGCAGGTTTTGAGCCGGATCCTTATCAGGTCCCTATTGTCAGTGGTGGGCCTGTTAATGTTTCAAACTTAAACTTATGTGGCGACTGTGAAGGTTATGCCGCTTCACAACCGGACTTTCGATTAAACTGGAGTGGAAGTAGTGCTGATTTAAAAATATATTTTGAGGCTGACAACAGTACGGAAGATGCTACACTAATAATTAATACCCCTGATGGTTCCTGGATTGGAAATGATGATGCCGGGATAGAAACATTAAACCCATTACTAAGTTTAGCTCCTCATGGAAGCGGCACCTACGATATTTGGGTTGGTAGTTATGAGCAAGGTGAAAATATCAGTGGGACACTTTATATAACAGAATTAAATAGTACAATTCCTGTAATTACAGCCAATCAATCATTAGATTTTTCTCTGGAGCCGGTTTTTTCAACAGTAAACTTATCTGAAGGATTTAATGAAGATCCTAAAATACTGGAAATAGTCAGTGGTGGACCGGTAAATGTCTCAAACCTTAACCTATGCAATGATTGTGTAGGTTTTGCTTCAGCTTCTCCGGATGTAAGATTAGTTTGGACAGGTGAATCCAATGACTTAGTTATTTTTTTTGAGGCTGATAATGCTTTAGATGATGCAACTATGATTATAAATACACCGGATGGCAGATGGATTGGGAATGATGATACAAATTCCAATACCTTAAATCCTATGTTAAATTTAAGAAATTACGGTCAGGGAACTTATGATATATGGGTAGGCAGTCTTAATGAAAATGATAACATAATCGGTAAACTGACAATTACGGAAAGAAACCTTTCTCCCAGATAAGTTCTTTAAAATATTGCTCTTAAATAAAGAGAAAACAGACTTTACTTATAATAGTCATTAAAAAAAGCATTTACTTTGCCTTTAAATATGCATTGTCATGCTTTCAAAATATAATATCCTAAAAGACGAAATAGTTAAATGGAGCCGGACAAAGTGCCTGGTGGTTGGCGATGTTATGCTGGATCATTATATTAACGGTTCTGTAAATAGAATTTCCCCTGAAGCTCCCGTACCTGTTTTAGATGTAGAAAATACAACCAACAGACTTGGCGGAGCAGCAAATGTTGCCTTAAATTTAATCCAATTGGGTGCTGAAGTGGAACTACTTAGCGTTTTAGGGGATGATGAAACCGGAAATACTTTGTTAGAAATGCTTACGGCTAAGAATATACGAACAAAGCATATTC
This window of the Chitinophagaceae bacterium genome carries:
- a CDS encoding DUF4199 domain-containing protein, with protein sequence MSKFKSSINLAFYYGFLIFISLMAYFFVLSLSGIEYMSALRYLNGAFLLGGLIIAVRKFLKDHNYNLQFFQGFKFGVLTSFFATVFYAVFLFVYLNIDNNFLTNMQENENIGQFITPISMTFVILVEGIISGLIFTLGIMQYYKKYTYPRVATQNSDEKVDA
- a CDS encoding T9SS C-terminal target domain-containing protein, with protein sequence MKLHRFTLFIVCIFAYCLLAVTDSFSQAPDFIWAKTAEESHSGYGQGISTDANGNVVVIGRFSSPSISFGSTTLTKEGGSDIFVVKYDPDGNVLWARSAGGDLWDEGYDITTDAKGNILITGTFLSSSITFGSTTLTKSGNANIFVVKYDPDGNVLWARSAGGGGTSDEGYSISTDTIGNVLVTGFFSSPSITFDSITLTNSGNANIFIVKYDPDGNVLWAQSAEGSSSAAGWGIATDGIGNILVTGSFWSPSITLGSITLTKSGERDLFVVKYDSEGNVLWAQSAGGENWDEGYDVAIDSEGNTLLTGYFQSPYIVFGSDTLINQGDYNIFVVKYDPDGNTVWAHSFGGNSSDISRGITTDARDNVLVTGYLKSQSIAFGSDTLTNENGSDVFVVKYSPEGNFLWVKSTKGIYSDRGYSISTDKSRNVFLTGSYLSYDMSFDSINLTNAGSSSFFVAKIKCSVETSVTVSYNSLTVETDRAIYRWLDCDNNYAVIPGAINQTFTPSESGNYAVQVNDNGCIDTSACYKFVFTSSEDINHLYPGFTVYPNPSTGIFILQAETLSGYSNFTVYIYNMLGEIIHTGKITSDKTALNLSTQPNGIYWMHFLDNEQSFMKKIIIGK